Proteins from a genomic interval of Arvicola amphibius chromosome 10, mArvAmp1.2, whole genome shotgun sequence:
- the Ncf1 gene encoding LOW QUALITY PROTEIN: neutrophil cytosol factor 1 (The sequence of the model RefSeq protein was modified relative to this genomic sequence to represent the inferred CDS: inserted 1 base in 1 codon; deleted 1 base in 1 codon) produces the protein MGDTFIRHIALLGFEKRFTPSQHYVYMFLVKWQDLSEKVVYRKFTEIYEFHKTLKEMFPIEAGEIHLENRVIPHLPAPRWFDGQRAAESRQGTLTEYFNALMGLPVKISRCPHLLDFFKVRPDDLKLPTDSQVKKPETYLIAKDAKNNVADITGPIILQTYRAVADYEKSSRTEMTVATGDVVDVVEKGESGWWFCQMKTKRGWVPASYLEPLDSPDEAEDPDPNYAGEPYVNIKAYTAVEEDEVSLSEVEVIEVLSTLSGWLVVIRKGDVTGYXPSMYLQKAVEEITQAQRQIRGRGAPPRRSTIRNAQSIHQRSQKRLSQDAYRRNSVRFLQQHRRPARPGPQSAEGTKNNLSTQHSKAQPAVPPRPSADLILHRCTESTKRKLASAL, from the exons ATGGGGGACACTTTCATTCGCCACATTGCCCTCCTGGGCTTTGAGAAGCGCTTCACTCCCAGCCAACACTAT GTGTACATGTTCCTGGTGAAGTGGCAGGACCTGTCGGAGAAGGTGGTCTACAGGAAGTTCACGGAGATCTACGAgttccat AAAACGCTAAAGGAGATGTTCCCCATTGAGGCGGGAGAGATCCACTTGGAAAACAGAGTCATCCCACACCTCCCAG CACCCAGATGGTTTGATGGGCAGCGTGCCGCTGAGAGCCGCCAGGGCACCCTCACTGAGTACTTCAATGCCCTCATGGGACTGCCCGTGAAGATCTCCCGCTGCCCACACCTGTTGGACTTCTTCAAAGTTCGACCTGATGACCTGAAGCTGCCCACAGACAGCCA GGTGAAGAAGCCAGAGACATACCTGATTGCCAAAGATGCCAAGAATAACGTAGCTG ACATCACAGGCCCCATCATCCTTCAAACCTATCGAGCCGTTGCTGATTATGAGAAAAGTTCCCGCACGGAGATGACTGTGGCTACCGGAGATGTGGTGGATGTCGTGGAGAAAGGCGAGAGCG GCTGGTGGTTTTGCCAGATGAAGACAAAGAGAGGCTGGGTCCCCGCATCCTACTTGGAGCCCCTTGACAGTCCTGATGAGGCAGAGGACCCGGATCCCAACTACGCAGGTG AACCATATGTAAACATCAAAGCCTACACTGCTGTGGAAGAGGATGAGGTGTCC TTGTCGGAGGTTGAAGTCATTGAGGTCCTATCAACGCTTTCTGGATGGCTGGTGGTGATCAG GAAAGGAGACGTCACCGGCT TTCCATCCATGTATCTGCAGAAGGCTGTGGAGgagataacccaggcccagaGGCAGATCAGAGGCCGTGGGGCACCTCCACGCAG GTCGACCATCCGAAATGCACAGAGCATCCACCAGCGTTCTCAGAAGCGCCTCAGCCAGGACGCCTACCGCCGCAACAGTGTCCGATTCCTGCAGCAGCACCGTCGCCCAGCACGACCTGGGCCACAGAGTGCGGAGGGCACAAAGA ACAATCTGTCGACTCAGCACAGCAAGGCGCAGCCCGCAGTGCCCCCGAGACCCAGCGCGGACCTCATCCTGCACCGCTGCACAGAGAGTACCAAACGGAAGCTGGCGTCTGCCCTGTGA
- the LOC119825463 gene encoding general transcription factor II-I repeat domain-containing protein 2 isoform X5, whose protein sequence is MLQDKTAVLVQGLPEGLAFQHPNNYSPETLRWILENKAGISFIINRPFQGAESQLGGLGMLTDAKRLALPPTDSCGPISVKTEPMEDSGTSPKAAAVLVKTESEDPNYYQCDVQGCFFSLQEMSILPPSVKSEEWSCRLQTFSFQESTPLVSSETNEDPEANVKMEGTANLSNIVNSAAGVEDLRIVQVTVPDNEKERLSSIEKIKQLREQVNYLFSRKFGEAIGVDFPVKVPYRRITFNPGCVVIDGMPPGVVFKAPGYLEISSMRRILDAADFIKFTVVRPLPGLELSNVGKRKIDQEGRVFQEKWERAYFFVEVQNIPTCLICKQSVSVSKEYNLRRHYQTNHSRHYDQYSGQARDEKLQELKAGLQKYLVGASDIVCPEQAFSNTSPPANPVAPPVEDLAGNIWKTVRQKIRSFVAYSIAIDEITDINDTTQLAIFIRGIDDNFDVAEELLDTVPMTGAKSGNEILLCVENSLKKFSIDWSKLVSVASTGTPAMVDANSGLVTKLRARAASCCKGADLKSVCCIIHPEWLCSQKLRMGHVMDVVVDSVNCICSRGMNHGDFTTLLYELDSQYGSLLYHTSLKWLGRGLVLRRFFESLEEIDLFMSSRGKPVPQLSSQDWILDLAFLVDMTTHLNTLDASLQGHSQMVTQMYDFIRAFLAKLCLWETHLASNNLAHFPTLKSVSQSESDGLNYIPKIAELKAEFQKRLADFEAWENELMLLSSPFSVKIDSVPEELQMEVIDLQCNTALRTTYDKVGVPDFYKHLWSSYPRYRLHCAKMLSMFSSTHICEQLFSIMKLSKKEAQWGSAQVAT, encoded by the exons GTGGTCTTGGGATGCTGACAGATGCCAAGAGGCTGGCACTGCCACCAACTGACag CTGTGGCCCCATCAGTGTGAAAACTGAACCTATGGAAGATTCTG GTACTTCACCGAAGGCGGCAGCTGTTTTAGTCAAGACAGAGTCAGAGGATCCTAACTACTATCAGTGTGACGTGCAAG GTTGCTTCTTCTCCCTTCAGGAAATGAGCATTCTTCCACCATCAGTGAAGTCAGAGGAATGGAGTTGCCGTCTGCAG ACCTTTTCTTTTCAAGAGTCCACTCCACTGGTCTCTTCAGAAACAAATGAGGATCCTGAGGCCAATGTGAAAATGGAAG GAACCGCAAATCTGTCCAACATTGTAAACTCTGCAGCGGGTGTTGAAGATCTTAGGATCGTACAGGTGACAGTTCCAG ataatgAGAAGGAGAGACTGTCCAGCATTGAGAAAATTAAGCAGCTTCGAGAACAGGTGAACTACCTCTTCAGCAGAAAATTTG GGGAGGCCATAGGAGTGGACTTCCCTGTGAAGGTTCCCTACAGGAGAATCACCTTTAACCCCGGCTGCGTGGTGATCGATGGCATGCCCCCAGGAGTGGTGTTCAAAGCCCCTGGGTACCTGGAGATCAGCTCCATGAGGAGGATCCTGGATGCGGCGGATTTCATCAAGTTCACAGTTGTCAG ACCCCTTCCTGGACTTGAACTTAGTAATG TGGGAAAACGGAAGATAGACCAGGAGGGCCGAGTGTTTCAAGAAAAGTGGGAGCGAGCATATTTCTTTGTGGAGGTGCAGAACATCCCCACATGTCTGATCTGCAAGCAGAGCGTGTCGGTGTCCAAGGAATACAACCTGCGCCGCCACTACCAGACCAACCACAGCCGGCACTATGACCAGTACTCGGGGCAGGCGCGGGACGAGAAGCTGCAAGAACTGAAAGCGGGGCTGCAGAAGTACCTCGTGGGGGCCTCAGACATCGTGTGCCCCGAGCAAGCGTTCTCCAACACAAGTCCACCTGCGAACCCCGTGGCCCCACCCGTGGAAGACCTGGCCGGGAACATATGGAAGACAGTCCGACAGAAGATCCGGTCATTTGTGGCGTACTCCATTGCCATCGATGAGATTACAGATATCAACGACACCACCCAGCTGGCCATCTTCATCCGCGGCATAGATGACAACTTCGACGTGGCCGAGGAGCTTTTGGACACTGTGCCCATGACAGGCGCCAAATCCGGGAATGAGATTCTTCTCTGCGTAGAGAATAGTCTCAAGAAGTTCAGTATCGACTGGTCCAAGCTGGTGAGtgtggcctccactggcaccccGGCCATGGTGGACGCCAACAGTGGGCTGGTGACGAAGCTCAGAGCCAGGGCAGCCTCATGTTGCAAGGGGGCCGACCTCAAGTCCGTGTGCTGTATCATCCACCCCGAGTGGCTGTGCTCCCAGAAGTTACGGATGGGCCACGTCATGGACGTGGTGGTGGACTCGGTGAACTGTATCTGCTCCCGTGGCATGAACCACGGTGACTTCACGACGCTGCTCTACGAGCTGGACAGCCAATACGGTAGCCTGCTGTACCACACATCCCTCAAGTGGCTGGGCCGGGGGCTGGTCCTCAGGAGGTTTTTCGAATCTCTGGAGGAAATAGACTTGTTCATGTCTTCCCGGGGCAAACCTGTGCCCCAGCTCAGCTCCCAGGACTGGATCCTGGACTTGGCCTTCCTAGTGGACATGACTACACACCTCAACACACTGGACGCCTCCCTCCAAGGCCATTCACAGATGGTGACACAGATGTACGACTTCATCCGGGCCTTCCTAGCAAAGCTGTGCCTCTGGGAGACGCACCTGGCCAGCAACAACCTAGCCCACTTCCCCACGCTGAAGTCTGTTTCCCAGAGTGAGAGCGACGGGCTTAACTACATACCCAAGATCGCGGAACTCAAAGCTGAGTTCCAGAAGCGGCTGGCGGATTTCGAGGCCTGGGAGAACGAGCTCATGCTGCTGAGCTCCCCCTTCTCCGTCAAGATCGACAGTGTCCCTGAGGAGCTCCAGATGGAGGTGATCGACCTGCAGTGCAACACGGCACTGAGGACCACATACGACAAGGTGGGCGTCCCGGACTTCTACAAGCACCTCTGGAGCAGCTACCCTAGATACAGGCTCCACTGTGCCAAGATGCTCTCCATGTTCAGCAGCACCCACATCTGCGAGCAGCTCTTCTCCATCATGAAGCTGAGCAAGAAGGAGGCGCAGTGGGGCTCGGCGCAGGTAGCAACCTGA